Proteins encoded together in one Columba livia isolate bColLiv1 breed racing homer chromosome 3, bColLiv1.pat.W.v2, whole genome shotgun sequence window:
- the TMEM181 gene encoding transmembrane protein 181 isoform X2, giving the protein MEPLAPMRLYTLSKRHFVLVFVVFFVCFGLTVFIGIAGPNVIETSVARTDINNSLKLKPFNLSSPPLSTYNQQLWLTCVVELDQQDVSLKKNVTMTVKVLGVVKDGSTPYVNNQVHNRTRLLSCAQKCSEIIVAHLGYLNYTQYNIFVSFEDLSKLTYNIHNITFTWKTYNPTFSQVEIWFRFVFVVLTFMVTCLFAHSLRKFSMRDWGIEQKWMSILLPLLLLYNDPFFPLSFLVNSWFPGMLDDLFQSLFLCALLLFWLCVYHGIRVQGERKCLTFYLPKFFIVGLLWLASVTLGIWQTVNEVHDPTYQYRVDTGNFQGMKIFFVVVATTYILYLLFLIVRACSELRNMPYVDLRLKFLTALTFVVLVISIVILYLRFGAQVLQDNFVAELSTHYQNSAEFLSFYGLLNFYLYTLAFVYSPSKNALYESQLKDNPAFSMLNDSDDDVIYGSDYEEMPLQNGQAIRAKYKEESDSD; this is encoded by the exons ATGGAGCC GCTGGCACCGATGCGATTATATACACTGTCCAAACGGCATTTTGTCCTGGTCTTTGTAgtgttctttgtttgttttggtctgACAGTCTTCATAGGAATAGCAG GTCCTAATGTAATTGAAACTTCTGTAGCAAGAACTGACATAAATAACAGCCTGAAG cTGAAGCCTTTTAATTTGAGTTCGCCACCACTGTCTACTTACAATCAGCAGCTGTGGCTGACCTGCGTAGTTGAGTTGGATCAGCAGGATG TATCTCTCAAAAAGAATGTTACTATGACAGTCAAAGTACTTGGAGTGGTAAAGGATGGAAGCACACCATATGTTAATAATCAAGTTCACAATCGGACAAGATTACTCAGTTGTGCACAA AAATGCAGTGAAATCATTGTTGCTCACCTTGGCTACCTGAACTACACTCAGTACAACATATTTGTTAGCTTTGAAGATCTAAGTAAGTTAACGTACAACATCCACAATATTACTTTCACA TGGAAAACCTACAATCCGACTTTTTCACAAGTGGAAATATGGTTCCGATTTGTCTTTGTAGTTCTTACTTTTATGGTCACG TGTCTGTTTGCACATTCCCTGCGGAAATTCTCCATGAGAGACTGGGGTATTGAACAGAAATGGATGTccatcctccttcccctcctgctaCTTTACAATG AtccatttttccccctttctttcctggTGAACAGCTGGTTTCCTGGAATGCTGGATGATCTATTCCAGTCACTGTTTCTGTGTGCACTGTTGTTGTTCTGGCTTTGTGTCTACCATGGTATAAGAGTACAG GGGGAAAGGAAGTGCTTAACTTTCTATCTGCCCAAATTCTTTATTGTTGGACTATTGTGGCTGGCCTCTGTTACACTGGGAATATGGCAAAC TGTTAATGAAGTGCATGATCCTACATATCAATACAGGGTTGATACAGGTAATTTCCAG GGAATGAAAATCTTCTTCGTTGTCGTGGCAACCACGTATATTCTCTACCTTTTGTTCCTGATAGTGAGGGCATGCTCGGAACTTCGTAACATGCCTTATGTTG atctCAGGTTAAAATTCTTGACTGCATTGACCTTTGTAGTGCTTGTCATTAG caTTGTTATTCTCTACTTACGCTTTGGAGCACAAGTTCTACAGGACAACTTCGTAGCTGAGCTGTCAACTCACTACCAGAATT CAGCAGAATTCTTATCATTTTATGGTTTATTGAACTTTTATCTCTACACATTAGCCTTCGTGTATTCCCCTTCAAAGAATGCACTATATG AATCACAGCTGAAAGACAATCCTGCTTTTTCTATGCTGAATGATTCAGATGATGATGTGATTTATGG GAGTGACTATGAAGAAATGCCACTTCAGAACGGCCAAGCTATTAGAGCCAAGTATAAAGAGGAATCAGACAGTGATTGA
- the TMEM181 gene encoding transmembrane protein 181 isoform X1 yields MEADFAAFGSPLCGEVKRFCRRVRETYREIKEDLTPYKDDRYYRLAPMRLYTLSKRHFVLVFVVFFVCFGLTVFIGIAGPNVIETSVARTDINNSLKLKPFNLSSPPLSTYNQQLWLTCVVELDQQDVSLKKNVTMTVKVLGVVKDGSTPYVNNQVHNRTRLLSCAQKCSEIIVAHLGYLNYTQYNIFVSFEDLSKLTYNIHNITFTWKTYNPTFSQVEIWFRFVFVVLTFMVTCLFAHSLRKFSMRDWGIEQKWMSILLPLLLLYNDPFFPLSFLVNSWFPGMLDDLFQSLFLCALLLFWLCVYHGIRVQGERKCLTFYLPKFFIVGLLWLASVTLGIWQTVNEVHDPTYQYRVDTGNFQGMKIFFVVVATTYILYLLFLIVRACSELRNMPYVDLRLKFLTALTFVVLVISIVILYLRFGAQVLQDNFVAELSTHYQNSAEFLSFYGLLNFYLYTLAFVYSPSKNALYESQLKDNPAFSMLNDSDDDVIYGSDYEEMPLQNGQAIRAKYKEESDSD; encoded by the exons aTGGAGGCGGATTTCGCCGCCTTCGGGAGCCCGCTGTGCGGCGAGGTCAAGCGCTTCTGCAGGCGGGTGCGGGAGACCTACCGGGAGATCAAGGAGGACCTCACCCCCTACAAGGATGACCGTTACTACCG GCTGGCACCGATGCGATTATATACACTGTCCAAACGGCATTTTGTCCTGGTCTTTGTAgtgttctttgtttgttttggtctgACAGTCTTCATAGGAATAGCAG GTCCTAATGTAATTGAAACTTCTGTAGCAAGAACTGACATAAATAACAGCCTGAAG cTGAAGCCTTTTAATTTGAGTTCGCCACCACTGTCTACTTACAATCAGCAGCTGTGGCTGACCTGCGTAGTTGAGTTGGATCAGCAGGATG TATCTCTCAAAAAGAATGTTACTATGACAGTCAAAGTACTTGGAGTGGTAAAGGATGGAAGCACACCATATGTTAATAATCAAGTTCACAATCGGACAAGATTACTCAGTTGTGCACAA AAATGCAGTGAAATCATTGTTGCTCACCTTGGCTACCTGAACTACACTCAGTACAACATATTTGTTAGCTTTGAAGATCTAAGTAAGTTAACGTACAACATCCACAATATTACTTTCACA TGGAAAACCTACAATCCGACTTTTTCACAAGTGGAAATATGGTTCCGATTTGTCTTTGTAGTTCTTACTTTTATGGTCACG TGTCTGTTTGCACATTCCCTGCGGAAATTCTCCATGAGAGACTGGGGTATTGAACAGAAATGGATGTccatcctccttcccctcctgctaCTTTACAATG AtccatttttccccctttctttcctggTGAACAGCTGGTTTCCTGGAATGCTGGATGATCTATTCCAGTCACTGTTTCTGTGTGCACTGTTGTTGTTCTGGCTTTGTGTCTACCATGGTATAAGAGTACAG GGGGAAAGGAAGTGCTTAACTTTCTATCTGCCCAAATTCTTTATTGTTGGACTATTGTGGCTGGCCTCTGTTACACTGGGAATATGGCAAAC TGTTAATGAAGTGCATGATCCTACATATCAATACAGGGTTGATACAGGTAATTTCCAG GGAATGAAAATCTTCTTCGTTGTCGTGGCAACCACGTATATTCTCTACCTTTTGTTCCTGATAGTGAGGGCATGCTCGGAACTTCGTAACATGCCTTATGTTG atctCAGGTTAAAATTCTTGACTGCATTGACCTTTGTAGTGCTTGTCATTAG caTTGTTATTCTCTACTTACGCTTTGGAGCACAAGTTCTACAGGACAACTTCGTAGCTGAGCTGTCAACTCACTACCAGAATT CAGCAGAATTCTTATCATTTTATGGTTTATTGAACTTTTATCTCTACACATTAGCCTTCGTGTATTCCCCTTCAAAGAATGCACTATATG AATCACAGCTGAAAGACAATCCTGCTTTTTCTATGCTGAATGATTCAGATGATGATGTGATTTATGG GAGTGACTATGAAGAAATGCCACTTCAGAACGGCCAAGCTATTAGAGCCAAGTATAAAGAGGAATCAGACAGTGATTGA